The Thermoanaerobaculia bacterium genome has a segment encoding these proteins:
- the gmd gene encoding GDP-mannose 4,6-dehydratase, translating to MKRALITGVTGQDGSYLAELLLGKGYEVHGIVRRSSSIARSRIDHLSRWQGGGNGPLLLHYGDLNDSSSLNRVLRTVRPDEIYNLGAQSDVRASFELPEYTGQIDALGTTRLLDAILETGLTPRFYQASTSEVFGKARETPQSETTPFHPRSPYGVAKAYAHWITVNYREAYGFHASNGILFNHESPRRGESFVTRKITRAVGRIAHGQQDAVYLGNLAARRDWGFAGDYIEGIWRMLQADEPGDYVLATREAHTVREFAEAAFARAGIPIRFEGEGVEERGVDAATGAVRVAIDPRYFRPSEVDHLVGDYAKAREKLGWEPTVRFPQLVAMMTDADMELARREAEGARPGAPDEAHRP from the coding sequence GCCGCTCGTCGAGCATCGCGCGTTCCCGGATCGATCACCTGAGCCGCTGGCAAGGGGGCGGCAACGGCCCGCTGCTCCTCCACTACGGCGATCTGAACGACTCCTCGTCGTTGAACCGCGTCCTCCGCACCGTCCGCCCCGACGAGATCTACAACCTCGGCGCGCAGAGCGACGTCCGCGCGAGCTTCGAGCTCCCCGAGTACACGGGTCAGATCGACGCGCTCGGCACGACGCGCCTCCTCGACGCGATCCTCGAGACGGGGCTCACGCCGCGGTTCTACCAGGCGTCGACGTCGGAAGTCTTCGGGAAGGCCCGCGAGACCCCGCAGAGCGAGACGACTCCGTTCCACCCGCGGAGTCCCTACGGCGTCGCGAAAGCGTACGCCCACTGGATCACCGTCAACTATCGCGAGGCGTACGGTTTCCACGCCTCGAACGGCATCCTGTTCAACCACGAGAGTCCGCGCCGCGGCGAGTCGTTCGTCACGAGGAAGATCACCCGGGCCGTGGGACGGATCGCCCACGGCCAGCAGGACGCGGTCTACCTCGGGAACCTCGCGGCGCGCCGTGACTGGGGGTTCGCCGGGGATTACATCGAGGGGATCTGGCGGATGCTCCAGGCCGACGAACCGGGCGATTACGTCCTCGCGACGCGCGAGGCCCACACGGTACGCGAGTTCGCCGAAGCCGCGTTCGCGCGGGCGGGAATCCCGATCCGCTTCGAGGGCGAAGGCGTCGAGGAACGCGGCGTCGACGCGGCGACCGGCGCGGTCCGGGTCGCGATCGACCCCCGGTATTTCCGCCCGAGCGAGGTCGACCATCTCGTCGGTGATTACGCGAAGGCCCGGGAGAAGCTCGGATGGGAGCCGACGGTCCGCTTTCCGCAGCTGGTCGCAATGATGACGGACGCGGACATGGAGCTCGCCCGCCGGGAGGCGGAAGGAGCGCGCCCCGGCGCTCCCGACGAGGCGCATCGCCCCTGA